In the Diprion similis isolate iyDipSimi1 chromosome 2, iyDipSimi1.1, whole genome shotgun sequence genome, one interval contains:
- the LOC124415880 gene encoding protein drumstick isoform X1, with the protein MFAIMPMETEGHGREFARRQKMRAKCSVEFVCKYCQRRFTKPYNLMIHERSHKDDVTFTCEVCGKSFKRQDNLKQHRSIHSVPHKGSNGYSNGYSNGYSRY; encoded by the exons ATGTTCGCGATAATGCCCATGGAAACGGAGGGGCACGGCAGGGAATTCGCGCGGCGACAGAAGATGCGCGCCAAGTGCAGCGTCGAGTTCGTGTGCAAGTACTGCCAGCGTCGCTTCACCAAACCCTACAACCTAATGATACACGAACGCAGTCACAAGGACGACGTTACCTTCACCTGCGAGGTATGCGGCAAGTCCTTCAAACGGCAGGACAACCTCAAGCAGCACag GAGCATTCACTCCGTCCCTCACAAGGGCTCCAACGGCTACTCAAATGGCTATTCGAATGGCTACTCTAGGTATTAG
- the LOC124415880 gene encoding protein drumstick isoform X2 yields the protein MFAIMPMETEGHGREFARRQKMRAKCSVEFVCKYCQRRFTKPYNLMIHERSHKDDVTFTCEVCGKSFKRQDNLKQHRCGWR from the exons ATGTTCGCGATAATGCCCATGGAAACGGAGGGGCACGGCAGGGAATTCGCGCGGCGACAGAAGATGCGCGCCAAGTGCAGCGTCGAGTTCGTGTGCAAGTACTGCCAGCGTCGCTTCACCAAACCCTACAACCTAATGATACACGAACGCAGTCACAAGGACGACGTTACCTTCACCTGCGAGGTATGCGGCAAGTCCTTCAAACGGCAGGACAACCTCAAGCAGCACag ATGTGGGTGGCGGTGA